Proteins encoded by one window of Martelella endophytica:
- a CDS encoding DNA polymerase IV, with the protein MAPIAPSRNGLCRDCLTGTSGDERRCRRCGSPRLLRHAELDTLSIAHIDCDAFYAAIEKRDNPELADKPVIIGGEKRGVVSTACYIARISGVRSAMPMFKALEACPNAVVIRPNMEKYVAVGRQLRQMMLELTPLVEPLSIDEAFLDLSGTERLHKATPAETLARFARRVEDELGITISIGLSYCKFLAKIASDFQKPRGFSVIGKAEAQSFLADKPVGMIWGVGKAFTETLKRDGITTIGQFQRMEKNDLMRRYGTIGARLYHLARGEDNRSVTPERAAKSVSNETTFVTDIADFDKLAAILRRLSEKTARRAKAAETAGHTVVLKLKTADFKTRTRNRRLEAPTQLADRIFATGLSLLKAEIDGTKFRLIGIGISDLCDPALADPPDLVDRQATRRAAAETAIDALRGKFGLSAVETGYTFRPHPKEDRGRKE; encoded by the coding sequence ATGGCTCCGATTGCGCCTTCCCGAAACGGTCTCTGCCGCGATTGCCTGACCGGCACTTCGGGCGACGAGCGGCGTTGTCGCCGTTGCGGCAGCCCGCGCCTGTTGCGCCATGCGGAGCTCGACACCCTTTCGATCGCCCATATCGACTGCGACGCCTTCTATGCGGCGATCGAGAAGCGCGACAATCCCGAGCTGGCCGACAAGCCGGTGATCATCGGCGGCGAGAAGCGCGGGGTCGTTTCGACAGCGTGCTACATCGCCCGCATCAGTGGCGTGCGCTCGGCGATGCCGATGTTCAAGGCGCTTGAGGCCTGTCCGAACGCCGTCGTCATCCGCCCGAACATGGAGAAATATGTCGCGGTCGGGCGCCAGTTGCGCCAGATGATGCTCGAGCTGACACCGCTTGTCGAACCGCTCTCGATCGATGAGGCATTTCTCGATCTCTCCGGGACTGAACGCCTGCACAAGGCGACGCCCGCCGAAACGCTCGCCCGCTTTGCCAGGCGCGTCGAGGACGAGCTCGGCATCACCATTTCCATCGGCCTCTCCTACTGCAAGTTCCTCGCCAAGATCGCCTCCGATTTCCAGAAGCCGCGGGGCTTCTCGGTCATCGGCAAAGCGGAGGCGCAAAGCTTCCTCGCGGACAAGCCGGTCGGCATGATTTGGGGCGTCGGCAAAGCTTTCACCGAGACGCTGAAGCGCGATGGCATCACGACCATCGGCCAGTTCCAGCGCATGGAAAAGAACGACCTGATGCGTCGCTACGGCACGATCGGCGCGCGGCTCTATCATCTCGCCCGTGGCGAGGACAACCGCAGCGTCACGCCGGAACGCGCCGCAAAGAGCGTCTCAAACGAAACCACCTTCGTCACCGACATTGCCGATTTCGACAAGCTGGCTGCAATCCTGCGCCGTCTCAGCGAGAAGACGGCGCGTCGTGCCAAGGCGGCCGAAACCGCCGGCCATACCGTCGTGTTGAAGCTGAAGACCGCCGATTTCAAGACCCGCACCCGCAACCGCAGGCTAGAGGCACCAACCCAGCTTGCCGACCGGATCTTCGCGACCGGCCTGTCGCTGCTGAAAGCCGAGATCGACGGCACGAAATTCCGCCTCATCGGCATCGGCATTTCCGACCTTTGCGACCCGGCGCTGGCCGATCCGCCCGATCTCGTCGACCGGCAGGCCACGCGCCGCGCCGCCGCCGAAACCGCCATCGATGCACTGCGGGGAAAATTCGGGCTCTCGGCCGTGGAGACCGGCTACACCTTCCGCCCGCATCCGAAGGAAGACCGCGGCAGAAAAGAGTAG